In Vibrio pelagius, a single window of DNA contains:
- a CDS encoding DHH family phosphoesterase: MHYDVFNGDADGIIALLQLRLSEPKESVLITGVKRDIKLLSQVVGQKDVSSATVLDVSMEKNQDALRSLLDAKVDVFYCDHHRTGEMPYSAHLETLIDTAPECCTSLLINQKLNGKHVAWAIAAAFGDNLKAVALKLAQESGFNESQIAFLEELGTLVNYNGYGASLSDLHFTPVELYQTLYQYPNPFDLLSDEESVFYRLRAAYQSDFQQVSNLTPAYESPSARVFELPSETWARRISGVFGNEIVNQDPNRAQAVLTKNQDGESYTVSLRAPLSNRTGADEVCSSFTTGGGRKAAAGINVLPEADKQRFIQVLTDYYSNTVS, translated from the coding sequence ATGCATTACGATGTATTCAATGGAGACGCAGACGGCATCATTGCGTTATTACAACTGCGTTTGAGTGAGCCGAAAGAGAGCGTGCTTATTACCGGCGTGAAGCGTGATATTAAGTTACTCTCTCAAGTCGTTGGTCAAAAGGATGTCTCTTCGGCCACGGTACTGGATGTGTCGATGGAGAAAAATCAGGATGCGTTACGTTCGCTGTTGGATGCCAAGGTCGATGTGTTCTATTGTGACCACCATCGTACAGGGGAAATGCCTTATTCTGCCCATCTTGAAACTTTAATCGACACAGCGCCAGAGTGCTGTACCAGTTTGTTGATCAACCAGAAGCTCAACGGTAAACATGTTGCGTGGGCAATTGCAGCAGCCTTCGGAGACAATTTAAAAGCTGTCGCGCTTAAACTCGCGCAAGAAAGTGGCTTTAACGAATCACAAATTGCGTTCTTGGAGGAGTTGGGTACCTTAGTCAATTATAACGGTTATGGAGCGTCACTTAGTGATCTCCACTTCACGCCTGTTGAGCTATATCAGACGCTTTATCAATACCCAAATCCATTTGATCTTTTGAGTGATGAAGAGTCGGTGTTCTACCGCTTACGTGCGGCTTACCAAAGTGACTTCCAACAAGTGTCGAACCTTACCCCTGCTTATGAGAGCCCTTCAGCACGTGTCTTTGAATTACCGAGCGAAACATGGGCGAGGCGTATTAGCGGTGTCTTTGGTAATGAGATCGTTAACCAAGATCCAAACCGTGCTCAAGCTGTACTAACAAAAAACCAAGATGGCGAATCTTACACGGTGAGCTTGCGAGCCCCTTTGTCGAATAGAACTGGTGCTGACGAGGTTTGTTCAAGTTTTACAACGGGCGGCGGTCGAAAAGCGGCGGCGGGTATCAATGTGCTGCCAGAGGCGGATAAGCAACGTTTTATTCAAGTATTAACGGATTACTATTCGAACACCGTCAGTTGA
- a CDS encoding type II toxin-antitoxin system Phd/YefM family antitoxin has translation MRIVSFTEARNSLKSVLDGVVDDADTTVITRRDSEDAVVMSLDYYNSLMETVHLLRSPKNAEHLSRSIEQYRHGKTTERELIDE, from the coding sequence ATGCGAATCGTATCTTTTACTGAAGCAAGGAACAGTCTTAAATCTGTACTAGATGGGGTGGTGGACGATGCTGATACCACGGTGATCACTCGTCGCGATTCCGAAGATGCTGTCGTTATGTCTTTAGACTATTACAACAGTTTGATGGAAACGGTGCACTTGCTGCGCTCACCCAAGAATGCGGAGCATTTGAGTCGTTCTATTGAGCAATACCGTCATGGTAAGACAACGGAGCGAGAATTAATCGATGAGTAG
- a CDS encoding Txe/YoeB family addiction module toxin — protein MSSSQRLLSWTDEAWNDYLYWQTQDKKTLKRVNKLINDVKRSPFEGIGKPEPLKENLSGFWSRRIDETNRLVYAVDDQATTVISCRYHY, from the coding sequence ATGAGTAGTAGTCAGCGCCTGCTCTCATGGACTGATGAGGCGTGGAACGACTATTTATACTGGCAAACTCAAGATAAGAAAACACTAAAACGAGTCAACAAACTCATCAATGATGTCAAGCGGTCACCTTTTGAAGGTATTGGAAAGCCAGAACCGTTAAAAGAGAATCTTTCGGGGTTTTGGTCTAGGCGAATTGATGAAACTAATCGATTGGTGTATGCCGTAGATGATCAAGCGACCACAGTCATTTCATGTCGCTACCATTACTAG
- a CDS encoding nucleobase:cation symporter-2 family protein produces the protein MEQRNSELIYGLDDRPSVKAASYAALQHVLASFVGIITPTLIIGGVLGLGEHIPFLISMALMVSGVGTFIQAKRIGPVGAGMICVQGTSFAFLGSVLGAGFLVKANGGGPDEMLATIFGVCFLGAFVEIALSRFIDKLKVVITPVVTGIVITTIGISLIKVGITDIAGGFGAEDFGAPSNLMLGAIVLGVIVALNLSQNIMVRLSSILIGLSIGWAIAIAMGKASMPDFASQPLLSIPVPFKYGFAFDWQAFLPIAFIYLITAIESTGDLTANSMFSGQPIQGPKYIKRLKAGVLGDGVNSLIAAVFNTFPNTTFSQNNGVIHFTGIASRYIGYFIAGILFLLGMFPVLGAVLMTIPKPVLGGATLVMFGTVAAAGIKIIANQELDRRRIMTIAISFGLGLGVMLVPDLLKEAPKLVQSIFGSPVTMSGIAALIITGLMAIIPEKGERPLPSNTQANEA, from the coding sequence ATGGAACAACGTAACAGTGAATTGATCTACGGACTGGATGATCGCCCGTCGGTGAAAGCCGCCAGCTATGCGGCACTTCAACACGTTTTGGCTAGCTTTGTTGGCATTATCACACCCACTCTCATTATCGGCGGCGTATTGGGTTTGGGAGAACATATCCCTTTCCTGATTAGTATGGCCTTGATGGTTTCTGGCGTTGGCACCTTTATTCAGGCGAAGCGAATCGGCCCTGTCGGCGCCGGGATGATCTGTGTACAAGGCACCAGTTTCGCATTTTTAGGCTCAGTGTTGGGGGCGGGCTTTCTCGTTAAAGCCAATGGGGGTGGCCCAGATGAGATGTTAGCAACTATTTTTGGCGTCTGCTTTTTGGGTGCCTTCGTTGAAATCGCGCTTTCTCGCTTTATCGATAAACTGAAAGTCGTCATCACGCCAGTTGTGACTGGCATTGTTATTACCACTATTGGTATCTCTCTAATTAAGGTTGGAATTACCGATATCGCAGGAGGGTTTGGTGCAGAAGACTTTGGTGCTCCGAGCAATCTGATGCTTGGTGCAATCGTTCTTGGTGTCATCGTCGCTTTAAATCTGAGTCAGAACATCATGGTAAGGCTGTCGTCTATCTTGATAGGTTTAAGCATTGGGTGGGCAATCGCGATTGCCATGGGTAAAGCATCTATGCCTGACTTCGCTTCGCAGCCGTTGTTGAGCATTCCTGTACCATTCAAATACGGTTTTGCTTTCGACTGGCAAGCGTTCTTACCAATCGCCTTCATTTACCTAATCACAGCTATTGAGTCTACAGGTGACTTGACGGCAAACAGTATGTTCTCAGGCCAACCTATCCAAGGACCTAAATACATAAAACGTCTTAAAGCTGGTGTACTAGGTGATGGCGTTAACTCGCTCATTGCTGCGGTATTCAACACCTTTCCAAATACCACTTTCAGCCAGAATAACGGTGTTATTCACTTTACGGGTATCGCCAGTCGATACATCGGTTACTTTATCGCGGGCATTCTATTCTTATTGGGGATGTTTCCAGTGTTAGGAGCAGTGTTAATGACTATTCCAAAACCGGTATTAGGAGGTGCGACGTTGGTGATGTTCGGTACTGTCGCTGCAGCAGGCATTAAGATTATTGCTAATCAGGAGTTAGATCGCCGTCGTATTATGACGATCGCCATCTCTTTTGGTTTAGGCCTTGGCGTAATGCTTGTGCCTGACTTGCTAAAAGAGGCACCCAAATTGGTTCAAAGTATCTTCGGGTCTCCGGTCACCATGTCAGGTATCGCCGCCCTCATTATTACTGGATTAATGGCTATCATCCCTGAGAAAGGCGAAAGACCTTTACCAAGTAATACGCAAGCAAATGAAGCTTAA